The DNA window TTTATTTGTTCACTTTGTGTATTCACGCCTAGGTACTCAAACAGGTAAAGAAACATTAGAAGTACTCGCCGACGCTTTGCAAGATACGGCCAAGACAACCCATATTCCACAGTTGCTTGTTCCTGTGCCGCTATCAAACAAACGTTATTGGCAAAGGCAATATAATCAAGCTCAGTTGCTCTGTGAATGGTTAAGCAAAGCGACACTTATCCCCAATCAAGCAATTGTGCAACGAGTCAAACATACTAAAGCGCAGTCTAAGCTAGATAAAGAGCAACGTATTGCAAATGTAGACAATGCATTTAGATGTGATTCGGTCATCAGTGTCGAACACATCGCGCTTATAGACGATGTCATTACCACTGGAGTGACTATCAACGCCGTCTGCCAAGCAATTAAAAAGCATAATCCGAAGGTGAGAATTACGATTTGGACGATGGCGATTACGTTACTAAAATAAACCAAGAGAAATAAAAAAGCACTCCAGTTGCAGTATATAACATGCAATGACTAGAGTGCTTGCTTAGGGAGCTAATAGTAAATTGTTGTTAAGCGTCTTAGTTGATAAGCGGCGCCATGTATATACTATTTGCCATAAGCTTGTTTGTGCCATCCCAATAGCCACGGAAATGGATATTATCCACAAAGCCAATTACCGCTCCTTTGCCTACAGGCTTAACGACAATTGCCGACGTTTTACCAATGAGTTTTTGAAGCTCATCAGCGGTATAACCTGCTACCAGAGGCTTCTCTTGGTAAGTGGCAACTTCATTGAAAGGGTTATCAGACGCCTTCATTACCATATTAGATGTTTTAAATAGCGGCAACTTACTGTCTTCAAAACCAAACATTAGAGGATGGCTTAGATCAACGTCAGCTCGATAAACCGAGCCTGCAATTAATTTCTTGGCCTCTAGAGCGTCTTTGTCACCAAAACCTAAACCATCTGTGCTGAACGCTTCGTCTACTTTACTACTCGCGATAACCTCATTATCAATCCACTTCTTCTGACTAAACCAGCGAACTGCGGATTTCTGACCAATTAGCACTCCACCCTTTTTCACCCACTCTTTCATGGCTTCAGCAGTTTCGTCATTAACCGAGGTGTAAGTGCCTGAAGCAAAAACAATGTGCGTGTATTGCGAAATATCTCTGCCATTTAAATCAGATAAGTCCAACAGGGTTGCGGGCAAACCTAAGCGGGTATCCAAATAGTGCCAAATTTCGCCAACTTCATACTGCGACGTTCCTTTGCCGCCAATCAATAATAATTTTGGCAAAGCAACAGGCGCAAATTGTCTACTGCCTAAATCGATTCCTTTCGACGTGAGACCAGAAGCGACATTGTATACATCAATGTTGAGTTCTTTCGCTTTCGCAGACAAGATATCCACTAAATTGCTTGGCTGTTCCAGTGCCATAGGAACAACGATTGCACCTTTGGAAAAGTCTCTAGATAAGGTTGAACCAGCAGCCGCAACTTGGGCGGTAAAATCAGCACCCGCAACTCGCACTTGTACTTTATGTGTCAACAAATACTGGAGTAGAGCTGGAGAGTCATAATCGTGCCATTCGAAGGCGAATGCGTACATATTTGCATCAAGCGTTGTTTGTGCAACCTTTCTTGCAGCTGATTTTTCAGTTGATAGTTTACGCATATCTGACTTGCTCAAGCTCGAATAATTTAAATTAAACGCCAAAGGCAAGTTCCAATTCGAAACGTCATAAAAAGTATTGTCGGTAAAACGCTGACGTTCAGAAAATAAAGAACGAATGAGGCGGTATTGTGTTTGGTCGACAGGCACAACTAATGCATTATTCGCCGCTAACTCCAAGCCATCCACATCTGCGTTTTTTGTCACAATAGAGAAGACAATTTGGTGCGATGTCAAAATTTCCTGTACGCGTTCAAATCTGCTTTGGTCTAAATTCCCTTGGATCACAAAGGCGCTGATCTTGTCATCGTTGATCAGCTTTTGTGTGTCAGAATAAAACTGCTTTTGATACGCCAAAATTGCACTTTTATTAGCTAATGACCCGGCGAACGTAGACAGCGACGTTGTCACTTGATTTTGAATCGTGTCAGGGAAGCTTAATAAACCATTAACAGAATCTTGCAAATGCCCGCGGCTGCTTGCCTGCTCAAATAG is part of the Glaciecola nitratireducens FR1064 genome and encodes:
- a CDS encoding ComF family protein, encoding MNHTPSTALRFRLSQLTRLTQRISSIFTKRITPRVKSIFGHQHCYLCHQYSYAIVCRYCFDRMAEEGFGQHRSATLDLLRNPAALKNLDTPNYDHLYAIDNYVWPLNKLVLDMKFGQKSVAARALTSLFVHFVYSRLGTQTGKETLEVLADALQDTAKTTHIPQLLVPVPLSNKRYWQRQYNQAQLLCEWLSKATLIPNQAIVQRVKHTKAQSKLDKEQRIANVDNAFRCDSVISVEHIALIDDVITTGVTINAVCQAIKKHNPKVRITIWTMAITLLK
- a CDS encoding M14 metallopeptidase family protein, producing MFNLQYFKSRRLMASMLIMFCISLPMHSYAASDGANEIVSSQKNSDIDYLPKDQNYDSAIPLPAEVLGYPVGTWHVRHDQLVNYMYALAEASDRVTIKEIGRTHEHRPLLHLTITSPANHANIEQLKADHIARIDSGKSAPADAPLIINMGYSVHGNEPSGANASMLVAYYLAASNGPEVQKLLSENIILLDPSLNPDGLSRFAQWANSHKGKTLVSDKLHREHREHWPSGRTNHYWFDLNRDWLLLTHPESRARIAEFHQWRPHVLTDFHEMGTDSTYFFQPGISSRKNPWTPDTNVTLTAALGDFHAQALDGQKQLYFTQESFDDFYYGKGSTYPDAHGSIGILFEQASSRGHLQDSVNGLLSFPDTIQNQVTTSLSTFAGSLANKSAILAYQKQFYSDTQKLINDDKISAFVIQGNLDQSRFERVQEILTSHQIVFSIVTKNADVDGLELAANNALVVPVDQTQYRLIRSLFSERQRFTDNTFYDVSNWNLPLAFNLNYSSLSKSDMRKLSTEKSAARKVAQTTLDANMYAFAFEWHDYDSPALLQYLLTHKVQVRVAGADFTAQVAAAGSTLSRDFSKGAIVVPMALEQPSNLVDILSAKAKELNIDVYNVASGLTSKGIDLGSRQFAPVALPKLLLIGGKGTSQYEVGEIWHYLDTRLGLPATLLDLSDLNGRDISQYTHIVFASGTYTSVNDETAEAMKEWVKKGGVLIGQKSAVRWFSQKKWIDNEVIASSKVDEAFSTDGLGFGDKDALEAKKLIAGSVYRADVDLSHPLMFGFEDSKLPLFKTSNMVMKASDNPFNEVATYQEKPLVAGYTADELQKLIGKTSAIVVKPVGKGAVIGFVDNIHFRGYWDGTNKLMANSIYMAPLIN